A region of Methyloversatilis discipulorum DNA encodes the following proteins:
- a CDS encoding LPS-assembly lipoprotein LptE gives MPVSAPANPSRRSLLLAVAAALPLAACGFHLRGVRDLPFQTLYINGSRSNTELTTQIRRAIQTQSSTQVADEPSAADAIVDITENKVEKVILSLNSAGRVREYQLRQRFSFRVRDRNNVEIAPVSSIELRRDLTYSDTEMLAKQQEEQVLYDEMQSDLIQQLLRRLQAIKRKPA, from the coding sequence ATGCCCGTGAGCGCCCCCGCCAACCCGTCCCGCCGCAGCCTGCTGCTGGCCGTCGCCGCCGCGCTGCCGCTGGCCGCCTGCGGTTTCCACCTGCGCGGCGTGCGCGATCTGCCTTTCCAGACGCTGTACATCAACGGCAGCCGCAGCAACACGGAGCTGACCACGCAGATCCGCCGCGCGATACAGACACAGAGTTCGACCCAGGTGGCGGACGAACCGTCAGCCGCCGACGCGATCGTCGACATCACCGAGAACAAGGTCGAAAAAGTCATCCTGAGCCTGAACTCGGCCGGCCGCGTGCGTGAATATCAACTGCGCCAGCGCTTCTCGTTCCGCGTGCGCGATCGCAACAATGTCGAGATCGCGCCGGTGTCGTCGATCGAACTGCGCCGCGACCTGACCTACAGCGATACCGAAATGCTGGCCAAGCAGCAGGAAGAACAGGTGCTGTACGACGAAATGCAGTCCGACCTGATCCAGCAACTGCTGCGCCGCCTGCAGGCGATCAAGCGCAAACCCGCCTGA
- the leuS gene encoding leucine--tRNA ligase, with product MSEKQTPAYTPSEVEAAARRYWDDSQTFKAVEDASKPKYYCLSMFPYPSGKLHMGHVRNYTIGDVLTRFHRMRGYNVLQPMGWDAFGLPAENAAIKNAVPPAKWTYDNIDYMRQQLKALGFAIDWSRELATCQPAYYKWNQWLFLRMLEKGIAYKKTQVVNWDPVDQTVLANEQVIDGRGWRTGALVEKREIPGYYLGITQYADELLDDLDTLDGWPERVKTMQANWIGKSTGVRFAFSHDVRDDSGALIDDGKLWVFTTRADTIMGVTFCAVAAEHPLATHAARNNPELAAFIEKCKHGSVMEADMATMEKEGLPTGLTVVHPLTGESVPLWVGNYVLMSYGDGAVMAVPAHDERDFGFAKKYDLPIKQVIAVGDNAFSTDAWAEWYGSKDGVCVNSGKYDGLGYAAAVDAVAADLAAKGGEKKVQWRLRDWGVSRQRYWGCPIPIIHCDHCGDVPVPDEQLPVVLPEDCIPDGSGNPLLKRDDFINVACPKCGAAAKRETDTMDTFVDSSWYYARYCSVGNDAAMVDERANYWMQVDQYIGGIEHAILHLLYSRFWSKVMRDMGLMTVKEPFARLLTQGMVLNHAWLHKPEGGGKNYYWESDVDVQRDAKGQITGGRLKADGTVLEHELTTMSKSKNNGVDPQALIDQYGADTARFFMMFASPPEQTLEWNDAGVEGAHRFLKRVWNFAQDYNAELRARVPAASTLGKAKLPAALADLRRELHLVLKQASYDLGKQQFNTVASGCMKMLNALEKAPREGSDAAEVIGEGLSMLLRVLSPICPHITHVLWCDCGFGGDILSAEWPEPAESALVQDEVELMLQVNGKLRGSLRVAADAAKDAIEAAALANEAAQKFMEGKPAKKVVVVPGRLVNIVC from the coding sequence ATGTCAGAAAAACAGACACCCGCCTACACCCCGTCCGAGGTCGAAGCCGCCGCACGCCGCTACTGGGACGACAGCCAGACCTTCAAGGCCGTCGAGGACGCGTCGAAGCCCAAGTACTACTGCCTGTCGATGTTCCCCTACCCGTCGGGCAAGCTGCACATGGGTCACGTACGCAACTACACGATCGGCGACGTGCTCACCCGCTTCCACCGGATGCGTGGCTACAACGTGCTGCAACCCATGGGCTGGGACGCCTTCGGCCTGCCGGCCGAGAACGCGGCGATCAAGAACGCGGTGCCGCCGGCGAAATGGACCTACGACAACATCGACTACATGCGCCAGCAGCTCAAGGCGCTCGGCTTTGCCATCGACTGGAGCCGCGAGCTCGCGACCTGCCAGCCTGCCTACTACAAGTGGAACCAGTGGCTGTTCCTGCGCATGCTGGAAAAGGGCATCGCCTACAAGAAGACCCAGGTGGTGAACTGGGATCCGGTCGATCAGACCGTGCTGGCCAACGAACAGGTGATCGACGGCCGCGGCTGGCGCACCGGCGCGCTGGTCGAAAAGCGCGAAATTCCTGGCTACTACCTCGGCATCACGCAATACGCCGACGAACTGCTTGACGACCTGGACACGCTGGACGGCTGGCCGGAGCGCGTGAAGACCATGCAGGCGAACTGGATAGGCAAGAGCACCGGCGTGCGCTTCGCCTTCAGTCACGACGTCCGCGATGACAGCGGCGCGCTGATCGACGACGGCAAGCTGTGGGTGTTCACCACCCGCGCCGACACCATCATGGGCGTCACCTTCTGCGCGGTGGCGGCCGAACATCCGCTGGCCACGCACGCCGCCCGCAACAACCCGGAACTGGCCGCCTTCATCGAGAAATGCAAGCACGGCTCGGTGATGGAAGCCGACATGGCGACGATGGAAAAGGAAGGTCTGCCGACCGGCCTCACCGTCGTGCATCCGCTGACCGGTGAATCGGTGCCGCTGTGGGTGGGCAACTACGTGTTGATGAGCTACGGCGACGGTGCGGTGATGGCCGTACCGGCGCACGACGAGCGCGATTTCGGCTTCGCGAAGAAGTACGACCTGCCGATCAAGCAAGTGATCGCAGTCGGCGACAACGCCTTCTCGACCGACGCCTGGGCCGAGTGGTACGGCTCGAAAGATGGCGTCTGCGTGAACAGCGGCAAGTACGACGGCCTGGGCTACGCCGCCGCGGTCGATGCGGTCGCAGCCGACCTCGCCGCCAAGGGTGGCGAGAAGAAGGTGCAGTGGCGCCTGCGCGACTGGGGCGTATCGCGCCAGCGCTACTGGGGCTGCCCGATTCCCATCATCCACTGCGATCACTGCGGCGACGTGCCGGTGCCGGACGAGCAGCTGCCGGTGGTGCTGCCGGAAGACTGCATTCCGGACGGCTCGGGCAACCCGCTGCTCAAGCGCGACGACTTCATCAACGTCGCCTGCCCGAAGTGCGGCGCCGCGGCGAAGCGCGAAACCGACACCATGGACACCTTCGTCGATTCGAGCTGGTATTACGCCCGCTACTGCTCGGTCGGCAACGACGCAGCCATGGTCGATGAGCGCGCCAACTACTGGATGCAGGTCGACCAGTACATCGGCGGCATCGAACACGCCATCCTGCACCTCTTGTACTCGCGCTTCTGGTCCAAGGTGATGCGCGACATGGGGCTGATGACGGTGAAGGAACCCTTCGCCCGCCTGCTCACCCAGGGCATGGTGCTGAACCACGCCTGGCTGCACAAGCCGGAGGGCGGCGGCAAGAACTACTACTGGGAAAGCGATGTAGACGTCCAGCGCGACGCCAAGGGCCAGATCACCGGCGGCCGGCTGAAGGCCGACGGCACCGTGCTCGAGCACGAACTGACCACGATGTCGAAGTCGAAGAACAACGGCGTGGACCCGCAGGCGCTGATCGACCAGTACGGCGCCGACACCGCGCGCTTCTTCATGATGTTCGCCAGCCCGCCGGAACAGACGCTGGAATGGAACGACGCCGGTGTCGAAGGCGCGCACCGCTTCCTGAAACGGGTGTGGAATTTCGCCCAGGACTACAACGCCGAACTGCGCGCCCGCGTGCCGGCTGCATCGACGCTGGGCAAGGCGAAGCTGCCGGCCGCGCTGGCGGACCTGCGGCGCGAACTGCATCTGGTGCTGAAGCAGGCCAGTTACGACCTCGGCAAGCAGCAGTTCAACACGGTGGCCTCCGGCTGCATGAAGATGCTCAACGCGCTGGAAAAGGCGCCACGGGAAGGCAGCGACGCCGCCGAGGTGATCGGCGAAGGCCTGTCCATGCTGCTGCGCGTGCTGTCGCCGATCTGCCCGCACATCACGCACGTGCTGTGGTGCGACTGCGGTTTCGGCGGCGACATCCTGAGCGCCGAGTGGCCTGAGCCGGCCGAATCGGCGCTGGTGCAGGACGAGGTCGAACTGATGCTGCAGGTGAATGGCAAGCTGCGCGGCAGCCTGCGCGTCGCCGCCGATGCGGCCAAGGACGCCATCGAGGCGGCTGCGCTGGCGAACGAGGCGGCGCAGAAATTCATGGAAGGCAAGCCGGCGAAGAAAGTGGTCGTCGTGCCCGGCCGTCTGGTCAATATCGTGTGCTGA
- a CDS encoding glutamate-5-semialdehyde dehydrogenase: MDIQDYMNTLGRQARAASRIVSQASTAAKNDALIRIAALLRERAPQLLEANAADVDAARANGLDAAMIDRLTLTAKGVEAMAQGLEQVAALPDPVGEMTDFKRRPTGITVGKMRVPLGVIGIIYEARPNVTADAAALCLKSGNAAILRGGSEAARCNQAVAACVREGLVSAGLPEAGVQVVGTTDRAAVGALITMPQFVDVIVPRGGKGLIERISREAKVPVIKHLDGNCHVYIDEFADDDKAVRIADNAKTHRYGTCNTMETLLVHVAAAPRVLGRLADIYLGKGVELRGCERTRALVPAMKAATDEDWATEYLAPILAVRIVDTLDDAIEHINRWSSQHTDAIVTENHTRAMRFIREVDSASVMINASTRFADGFEYGLGAEIGISTDKIHARGPVGLDGLTSQKWVVLGDGQVRS; this comes from the coding sequence ATGGACATCCAGGACTACATGAACACGCTGGGCCGCCAGGCCCGCGCCGCCTCGCGCATCGTGTCGCAGGCTTCCACCGCCGCCAAGAACGACGCGCTGATCCGCATCGCCGCACTGCTGCGCGAGCGCGCACCGCAGCTGCTCGAAGCCAACGCGGCCGACGTCGACGCGGCACGCGCCAACGGCCTGGACGCGGCGATGATCGACCGGCTGACGCTGACCGCCAAGGGCGTCGAGGCGATGGCCCAGGGCCTGGAACAGGTCGCTGCGCTGCCCGACCCGGTCGGCGAAATGACCGACTTCAAGCGCCGGCCGACCGGCATCACGGTGGGCAAGATGCGGGTACCGCTGGGCGTGATCGGCATCATCTACGAAGCGCGGCCGAACGTGACCGCGGACGCAGCCGCGCTGTGTCTGAAGAGCGGCAACGCCGCCATCCTGCGCGGCGGCTCAGAAGCTGCGCGCTGCAACCAGGCGGTCGCCGCCTGCGTGCGCGAAGGTCTGGTCTCTGCGGGTCTGCCGGAAGCCGGAGTACAGGTGGTCGGCACCACCGACCGCGCGGCGGTCGGTGCACTGATCACGATGCCGCAGTTCGTCGACGTGATCGTGCCGCGCGGCGGCAAGGGCCTGATCGAGCGCATCTCGCGCGAAGCCAAGGTACCGGTGATCAAGCACCTCGACGGCAACTGCCACGTCTACATCGACGAGTTCGCCGACGACGACAAGGCGGTGCGCATCGCCGACAACGCCAAGACCCATCGCTACGGCACCTGCAACACGATGGAAACGCTGCTGGTGCATGTCGCCGCGGCGCCGCGCGTGCTCGGCCGTCTGGCTGACATCTACCTTGGCAAGGGCGTCGAACTGCGCGGCTGCGAGCGCACGCGCGCGCTGGTGCCGGCGATGAAGGCGGCGACCGACGAGGATTGGGCGACTGAATACCTCGCCCCCATTCTCGCCGTGCGCATCGTCGATACGCTGGACGACGCAATCGAGCACATCAACCGCTGGAGTTCGCAGCACACGGACGCCATCGTGACCGAGAACCACACGCGGGCGATGCGCTTCATCCGCGAGGTGGACTCGGCCTCGGTCATGATCAACGCCTCGACCCGCTTCGCCGACGGCTTCGAATACGGGCTCGGTGCCGAGATCGGCATTTCGACCGACAAGATCCACGCCCGCGGCCCGGTCGGTCTGGATGGGCTGACCAGTCAGAAGTGGGTGGTGCT
- the holA gene encoding DNA polymerase III subunit delta — protein MQLRAEQLDAHLKGTLAPLYVLHGDEPLLVIEAADAIRAAARARGFSEREVLVVTQYFKWSALAEAAGNMSLFGGDKLIDLRIPTGKPGREGSDALARYAANPPAGTITLVTLPLMDWKAKKSSWFAALIESGMELELNAPGLARLPAWLAGRLARQQQSATPEALEFMAGHVEGNLLAANQEVMKLALLHPPGELTLEQVRNAVMDVARYDVDDLRQALLAGDAARASRLLDGLRAEGVAAPLVLWIIVAELRVLATARAEMDAGRNADDALAAARIFGARQSPYKRALQRLSSAATRTALMQAARLDRMIKGVARGDVWDEFLQIALRLCAR, from the coding sequence ATGCAGCTGCGCGCCGAACAGCTCGACGCCCACCTGAAGGGCACGCTCGCGCCGCTCTACGTGCTGCACGGCGACGAGCCGCTGCTGGTGATCGAGGCGGCGGACGCCATCCGCGCCGCCGCCCGCGCGCGCGGTTTCAGCGAGCGCGAGGTGCTGGTGGTGACGCAGTACTTCAAGTGGTCTGCGCTGGCCGAAGCGGCCGGCAATATGTCGCTGTTCGGCGGCGACAAGCTGATCGACCTGCGCATTCCGACCGGCAAGCCGGGGCGCGAAGGCAGCGACGCACTGGCCCGCTACGCCGCCAACCCGCCGGCCGGCACCATCACGCTGGTGACGCTGCCGCTGATGGACTGGAAGGCGAAGAAGAGCAGCTGGTTCGCCGCACTGATCGAATCCGGCATGGAGCTGGAACTGAACGCCCCCGGACTGGCCCGCCTGCCAGCCTGGCTGGCCGGCCGTCTCGCCCGTCAGCAGCAGAGCGCGACACCGGAAGCGCTGGAGTTCATGGCCGGCCACGTCGAAGGCAATCTGCTGGCGGCCAATCAGGAAGTGATGAAGCTCGCGCTGCTGCATCCGCCGGGCGAACTGACGCTGGAGCAAGTGCGCAACGCGGTGATGGACGTCGCCCGTTACGACGTCGATGACCTGCGTCAGGCATTGCTCGCCGGCGACGCCGCGCGCGCCAGCCGCCTGCTCGACGGCCTGCGCGCCGAGGGCGTGGCCGCTCCACTGGTGCTGTGGATCATCGTCGCCGAACTGCGTGTGCTGGCGACCGCGCGTGCCGAAATGGATGCGGGCCGCAACGCCGACGACGCGCTGGCCGCGGCACGCATCTTCGGCGCCCGCCAGTCGCCGTACAAGCGGGCGCTGCAGCGCCTGTCCTCAGCCGCCACCCGCACCGCACTGATGCAGGCCGCGCGACTGGACCGCATGATCAAGGGCGTGGCGCGTGGCGACGTGTGGGACGAGTTCCTGCAGATCGCGCTGCGCCTGTGCGCACGCTGA